The region CACACAACTGCATCATCATTACAATTAACAAGTAAATTAATTACCAGATCCTGTGTGATGTAGAAGTACATGCATATGTTAACACATTTCGCATTAATCCAAAATTATTTTGACACATACATAAATAAGAGCCatttcattatattctaaatatTTGCAAAGTTTAACACAATTGGTCAAGGTCAAGGTAATCAATAGTTATAATTCCATGGATAGACTGATCAAAACCTCGTTGTATCTAAAGGTATTAATAGTATTAGAGAGCTAGAAGCGATCACAATAATTACATCAAGATGGCTCACTGAAACTTATGGGGCTTAAAAAATGTCTAGTCCCTCATTTTACAGCTggatttggttttggtcccgaTCATCTACTATTTTTGGTTTTGGTTACTACTTTTACATATGAACTAATAATGCCCCCAAAGGacaactcaagtggtaagagctaaggCAGGCAGGTGTTGGGATCAAACCTgacaaaggacaaaaaaaaccGTCCAATAAAGATTTGGCtgataaaaaaataactaaTGAAAATGTGGCCAACAAAGGGTCGAATTATTATTGTCATGTATCCAGAGTAATCATATGTGACATATAATGCTTCCAAATTAGATCAATAACTctttacataaaaaataaactaCACTCTATGAAAGTTTATTGAGTTTTGATCTCTatgaaattttatattaaaagtaTTACTCGGCACCAACATAGACCATATAGATAACATGGCTCTCTATTAGCCACACCATTAGCTAATAGTGTGATACTGTAAAATAGTAGAGGGAAGCCATATTTATTTGTATAagtagggaccaaaaccaaatttGTGTGTAAAACaatgttgttaatggcggatggCACGGAGAGCCAAAAACCCACCATATTTAACAAATAATGACGATGGGATAGTGGTGGTCATGGCAGAGAACCAAAAACCCACCATGGCGGATATTTGATAAGCTAGTGTAAAATGTGACTACAAACTTATTTAAACCTCGTTTTTTTGTTAATCAGATCGAATGTTTTAGTTAGCTAGTGTGAATTTAGAGGGTGTAACTTAAGACTTAATATGAATAATCTcaaaacattattttttttaatcaactgTTATAATTGTACATCCTTTAAATCGAAGAACTTAATTTTGAGGAGACAAATCCCTATAAAATTATCATAGAGCAACAACTATAGTTTTCTGAACAAGTagataaaaattaaaacacaCATTTATAAGTGAGCAATTAAGGAAACATACATTTTTTTGAATAGTTGGTTTAAATTAAAGATTAAAttaactaaataataaaataaaattaatgcgTGAGCCAATTACTTTCTTTCTCAAATTCAATTCCATCCACAGAGCACTCCTAATGGAAACAAGACCCAATGAGTTAATTATCACTAGACTAAAGTAAATCCATGATTATAATAACAACCTGCTAAAGATTGAcacaatttatttaaaaaaaatgaattgatGTTTGAGAATAATATCTTCTTATTCATTTTCCATCCTATAACTCATTGTATCTCTCCCTCCTCTCACTTTTATTCCGTCTCTCTAGTTTGGTGTGGAATTGGGGTGTAGATACATTATTTTCTTCTAAATATGTGAATTATAATACCAATATCTCATCCCATGCTATGACGATATCGGGAGCATATCTAGCTAGAGGAGTGTTTATTATAAGAGATAAGAGCATTAAATCTTGACCATTAAATAGTCTAATCATGAACGGTTATAAGATTAAAACGCGAAAAATGTAAGAATACTTGCGGTCACGATTTAATGGATTCATATTTCATAATAAACACCGCTCTCACcttttttgttgaaatttgctctagggatggcaacgggtaggatcgggcacgggttttacaattaccaaacccaaacccaaatcccagaacccaaacacaaacccttatgggcgataaaatgaaatccatgcctaaatccattgggtttcggatttacccgaaacccaaacccaaactcattagttacgtagcaacttaattcagaacttactttcatataaaaaaaagtgaaattcatataaagaaaaaaaatactattcatCATCCTCGTTCATCACTAAAAtgagacaacaatagtttaaagtttactttctcaaacatacaaaagtacaattaatcatcaaacactaagaacaaagtttataaatatatatatgtatgagggtttttttgtaattttatgtttcgggtatctttgggttcgggtttgggcgggtatgtacacggatttaactaataccaaatccaaacccataaatggctacagtaacgggcaaaacccaaacccaaactcaaatccagtcaactcggattttgcccgtcaaatcgggttcgggcgggtacccatgggtttgggcaaaattgTCATTCCTAATTTGCTCTCACTTTATAGGGGacctattttttgttttttctagtATGCAGTTGAATGTGTGTATCAGTGTTGAGTTTTTTACAGACCACAGATAACTAATATACAAGATAAGAAAAAACCAAACTACAGCACTGTCTGAAAATTTTATTTCATGAAGGTTCTGTTAACCGGTCTGATCATATGGTCGCTCGTGGGCCTCCATGTAAAGATTTAATTAAAGAATACTAAATCGTCTTCATCTAAAACGTACAGAGATGAGGGGGGCCATTCTTTTCTTCAGCTAAAAACAAAATActaatacaataataataatataataataataataataataataatagtaataaaaagagagagaatacaGCTTCCTCCGTccatatataatttaaaacaatATATCTAGAGTTTTCACACACCATAGTTAGAGAATAATCAAGATTAATGTTGGAGATTCATACCTGACCGGTTGTTATCTGATGGCATTGTTAGTGTTCCTTTACAAAGCTCACTTAACTGTGATTCAATATCACACAAAAACAAGGTTGCTTCATTGAAGGGTTTGAACAACTCCTGTTGGTATCTCTGAAGAACTTCGCAGTATGATTCCTAATTAACACCAACAAACTATATATCAATTTTTCATTCACATAACAGTACAAAGAAATTTAAGTTTGtgatcacaaaaaaaaaagtaccatGAATTCATCAAGTTCTGGATCATCTCCTATCTCACGGCCGAAACCATTAGAACTATTGTGGTTCTCACGGGCTATTTCTTCAAGAAAGGAAGCTAGTTCTGTCGGTGCTCCAACCTTTGAACACAACAAGCTAGTACTATTTATATTCACATATAGGAATTGAATGTTATAATACTAATATTTTACTTGCTTGTTTTCCTTAATACTTATGGTTCATGGTTAAAGCATAAACTTTATCAAAATATATACATAAGTATATAATAACCTTTTGGCATTCGATGTAAGCAGAAACAAGATTTGGATAAAGAGGGTGAGAGGCGATCTGGCTCTTGATCAACCGATCCGACATTTCTGACCCGGTCAAACCCGGTTCAGGCTCTTCCATCTGAAGGTAGTTACTAGCCACAAGGCCTAGATGCAGTTGAGAAGAACCAGCAGTGGCAACAACATGATCTTGTGGACTAGATAGAAAAGGGTTCATCCTGTAAATATCTTCCATCACAACAAGTTGAATCAACCAAGCAAGTCCTCAGTTTATTCATCCATCTAAGTTTCTGCTGAGAGATGAGACTCTATAAACTTGTGAAATTTTTTAGTCTTTGGAGGAGAAGCTAGGAATGGAAAGTTGAGGGCACCTGGAAAGAGACAAGACCTGGTGGCTTTTCTTTTCCAAGAAAGCTTGGAAGAAAGGAAAGCAGGAGCAGACAGATGAGAGAGGAAAGAGTGAACAGTGAAAGAGAGTtatggtgtgtgtgtgtgaatatGCGTGCACTTGTGTATCTATCTACTCTATCTAAGATTTTTGGGAATGTGGATGTGTGTCATGTGTGTGAGTCTGCCAAGTGAAGGAACAGTGGAAAGGATTTGACAAGGTTAAGGTGTGTGACTGTGTGTGTTGCTGGATAGCTAACCCTGTAGGGCATGCGTAGGCTGTATTTGGATACGTCAGTCAGTCACTGATTTTCATCTAGACATGACATTCTGCAAGGTCACTCAATTAGTTTGCTCACACTTATGTATAAGGCTTGTGATACTGATACTTCACATATTGTTTTGTTCACACCTTGTACTGAAATGGAAGTatggaaaaaagagagaaataaaaataaaagagagataaagtaaaatgtgatagctaatttaattgaaaaaagaaaaaaattaataaaaaataaagatataaAATGAGTAAAAGTATGAATGAATCATAACTTCAATACATATAGGGTGGCAATATGGGTTGGCGGGACGGGACGGACCCAATCTTTTATTTGCCCGTCAAAATGCGAGTTGGGTTGGACTAGCCCATTAAAGATTTGAGTCAAAGTCTCGACTTAACTCATAAAAAAAGGTGTGTCAAACCATTTTCATATATAAATATTGATTCATTTGCATTTCATTGGTGCACGACGATGCACGCTAGCAGTAGCAACCTGACACAACTTGGAGTATCGGTAGTGGTTATTGGTCGGTCTCTCCTCGTGTTTGTGTATGTATCTTAACTTTAGTGGCGTATCTAGAATTTTCTTGTTAGATgagttgaaataaaataataataataaattgtttatgaattttatatatactttaaatgataaaatttatttaaatataaccCTTCGTTTTTTCATTGTAcgaaatttatttattattgtatCGACAATGGtcttataaataatttttatctcaatatatacaactaataaatttatgaaaatgtCACATTCGATCTTGCTGCGAAGTCGAGTCTTAGCAATTTAAGGTTCACTCTATAGATGTCGTTGAAACAGGAAGTATTAAAACAAGACATATCAGTCTATCAACAAGTAGAAATAtagttattttttcaatttcaactaACCCTTGGTGAAAGTTAGATAAACTGGtcatttttcataaattaaGATCTTGAGAAACATGTAAATGATTTTGTCTCAGCTGAAACGATGAATTCCCTTTTTCTAACTCCAACAAAATTctctacaattttttttctcaacaaGTTTACATATTTTCTCATTATcaaatgatttaaaattttccttaaAATCTAAAGTTAAACTAAGTACAAGAAGTTCCCATGCCTCAaatcttctatttaatttaGATAGTTGTAAATTagttgtaaaataaaatatatctaTTATATAATGATGTTCCTTATCTCTATCTTGTTTTCTTATGACAACATTCGCCCAAAATATGGGGCTTTAATTTCATGTCAATAACTTCAACTTAATTCTACAAAATGATATAATATTCTTCAATAGTAGCTTCCAACCTTTGTCTCTTGATAATTGaagaaaatatttaattgtTGATACAAGATTTATAATATTAACTATATCATGAAAAAATTTATATGTAAAAAGTGCATAGTCTGCTAAAATAAATTGTGGGAGTTGTGGCCCTTGTCAGCCCCTACTTAGCCTTAGGTCATAATTAGTATTTTCCCTTCACAAATTACAGTCGTGTTTTGGATAAAATAAAATGTCTCTGAGTACGAACCAATTAGATTTTTATGAAACTGTAAAAtgcaaacaatttttttaagaatagTTATTATAGGTTAAACTTCCATGTTTGGCTCTCGACCATTTTAAAAAGTGAGTTGGGTCAAAATGAGTGGAAGGATAAGATATCTTGCCCTACAAGCCTATTTTGGTGGGTTGACGCGATGAGGTGAATTCGTTTGGTCATCACACTACAAACTGTGATACATCAATTACGtgcattaatattttattaaatgtCATTTTCTATCACTTTCTCTTTTCAATCTCTCTTTAAATCAAATAtacctttttattttatatgtatTTCTTATCTCCAACTCAATTTGTGTGGAATTAATTAGGTAAGAAGATAAACTTTTCATGTGTGTTAGACTTCATGTGCTCAGGGGGTATCCAGGATTTTATTGTTGGGGGGCGAGATATAAGATTAAAAAACTCTTCATTGAATACTCACTCAGGtaatttttataagaaactctTTGATAAAATCACGCAAACCAATGAAACTAAtagttttttataaaataaaccaCTATGCTTAATTCCAAAGATGTATTTTCCTTTTCACAAGAACAATCATGTTAATTACCACAAATGTTGACAATATCTATTGAGTGCTTTTAATTTTCCTCCAAATTTTTGCATGAGGTATAGATCTCTGTGCATTGAAATTGTTTATTTGACATAATTTAATAAGAGTGTATCTTAAAAAAATgaccaattttttttcaaagtgtTCCTTATAAAAAAGACAGAGGGAGTATTATATGAacttcaaataataaaaattatttaaatacaactctttcttctttcatagtactaaatttatctattattgtatCAACAAAGATTGTTTTagcaatttctctctcgatgtatacaactaataaaattttgagaagatcatcttcaattttgttgcGAAGCCGAGTCTTAAAACCTTTCATTGCTGAAAAAGATCGCTCTGTAGATGTTGTTGAAATAAGGAGTGTTTTAAGTAATGAAGCTTTGTGATGACTGAGAGACTCGACAAAAAttctacaacaacaacaattggGGGGGGGGGCGGGGGCGGGACTGTGACTACAAAAAAATTCTATGTAAAAATACCTATGGTCGgtgaaaatttcaaaattcttgAGGGCGATGGTCCCTGCTAGCCACTCCATAAATACGCACCCCCACTACTAGAAAACACTCAAATTAGGACGGAATTTTGCGACGGAAAATAATTCCGTCCCAAAATAATTAAGTTGTGACGGATTTGGCGACACTTTCTCGTCGCTAAGTTTTTTTAGAACATTAATTTATCATTTTGGGACGGAATATGAATTTTGTCACAATTTAGGGACGAAATTAGGTAAATCGTCGCAAATTTGCGACGAACAAATCAATTCCGTCCCAATTGAAATATTTATTTTGGAGGGAAACAAGGCGCCAATTTTGGGGAcgcaataatttaattattccgTCCCAATTTGTGACGGAATTAGCAATAATTATCCGTCACAAatgttttttgaaaatataatctTTTTTTGGGACGAAGTTTGTATTCTGTCACAATTTAGTGACGCAGTTATATACACCGTCGCAATGTGGGGACGCAATTTATATTCTGTCCCAACTTTGAATATTTAGTTTTGGAGGGAAACTAAGGCGCCAATATTGGGAcgcaataatttaattattccgTCCCAAATGGTGACGGAGTTAGCAATAATTATGCATCACAAATGTTTTTTGGAAATATAATCTTTTTTTTGGGACGGAGTTTGTATTCCGTCACAATTTAGTGACACAGTTGTATATACCGTCGCAATGTGGGGACGAAATTTATATTCCGTCccaatttaaatatttagttttggGGGGAAACTAAGGCGCCAACATTAGGAcgcaataatttaattattctgTCTCAAATTGT is a window of Lotus japonicus ecotype B-129 chromosome 5, LjGifu_v1.2 DNA encoding:
- the LOC130718490 gene encoding homeobox protein knotted-1-like 10, producing MEDIYRMNPFLSSPQDHVVATAGSSQLHLGLVASNYLQMEEPEPGLTGSEMSDRLIKSQIASHPLYPNLVSAYIECQKVGAPTELASFLEEIARENHNSSNGFGREIGDDPELDEFMESYCEVLQRYQQELFKPFNEATLFLCDIESQLSELCKGTLTMPSDNNRSDEAAGTSEDELSCGKVEAVEYSGMRQGDQELKEMLLRKYGGYLSSLRKEFLKKRKKGKLPKDARKTLTDWWNTHYRWPYPTEEEKLQLSEMTGLDIKQINNWFINQRKRHWKPSEDMRFAIMEGVSGGIIGPM